One region of Eupeodes corollae chromosome 1, idEupCoro1.1, whole genome shotgun sequence genomic DNA includes:
- the LOC129942235 gene encoding uncharacterized protein LOC129942235, producing the protein MGLGAFKVDSVENKQLLEKFMAKAEVSLNLIMEKLCLGVEQVDTAEIPDSLLPTKDHAQMDELEEKIGADPVFKRALIRKLSTFGGVSANKNCSHNVHCPGACVNTLCSSNTRGSGRPPKNDSMCTSKFLV; encoded by the exons ATGGGGCTGGGGGCATTCAAAGTGGATTCCGTCGAAAATAAGCAACTCCTTGAAAAGTTCATGGCTAAGGCGGAGGTTAGCTTGAACCTTATTATGGAGAAACTATGCCTTGGAGTTGAGCAGGTGGATACAGCTGAAATTCCCGACAGCTTGTTGCCCACCAAAGATCACGCCCAGATGGATGAACTGGAAGAAAAAATTGGAGCTGATCCAGTTTTTAAGCGAGCCTTA atTCGGAAACTCAGCACATTTGGAGGAGTAAGCGCGAATAAAAACTGTTCGCACAATGTCCACTGTCCAGGTGCATGTGTGAACACACTTTGCTCCTCGAATACTCGTGGTTCGGGGCGGCCACCAAAAAACGATTCGATGTGTACAAGCAAATTTTTGGTGTGA